Below is a window of Ornithodoros turicata isolate Travis unplaced genomic scaffold, ASM3712646v1 Chromosome12, whole genome shotgun sequence DNA.
TAGGGACAGACGACTAGAAGGATAAATATTGGGGGGGGGAGAGATGTCGAGGTAGGGGAGAAGAAGAGGGTCGAAGGAAGCATTCTCTTGCTCCGTGCTACACGAGGACAGAGGCAAGAGAGTAGAAAAGAAATCTCCCACCGACCTCCCAGATGGAAACTTGAACATGCTGATTGGGGAAAGTTTTCAGAAAATTGTGACACATCCTTAATTCCTTTTGATGAGATAAGGATTGAGGAAGCCAGTAACTTAATCACAAACATCATCCAACAAGCTGCTACTCAATTCATACCGCAAACGTCTCACCGTCTACCGCGACGACCAAAGCCGTGGTGGACGAGTGAGTGTGAGGAGACTAGAAAACTTCAAAACCGTGCGTGGAATagatttcggaggtaccccactaCCCAAAATCTTCTGCTCTTCAAAAGAGCAAGAGCCAGATGGACAAGGAAACAagccaagcggtcctcttggcaaaACTTTGTATCATCTTTATCCCGCGATACCCCATCCAAGGTGGTTTGGGACAGGCTCAGAAAAATTAAAGGTGAATACGCAAATTTTTCCATTCCATTGCTGCAAATCAATGGCCGCTCATGTGAAAGCTTACAAGAACAGGCAAATGTGCTTGGTCAACACTTTCAGAGCGTTTCAGGTCCTTCGCATTATAGTGCAGACTTCCTTAAACTCAAAAACATTGCCGCGAAACAGAAAATTAGAATGAATGGTGGCGATGACCATTCATATAACCAGCCGTTCAGTATGGTGGAGCTTCTGCGAGCTTTATCCTCTACAAAGGCGACTGCACCTGGCCCAGATAATGTCATGTACGCTATGCCTCACCATCTGTCGGACGAGTCAAAGGCAATTTTGTTACACTTTTTAATCGGGTGTGGGTAGAAGGGGCATTACCATCATCTTGGAAAATCGCTACAGTTATTCCACTTCTAAAACCTGGCAAAGAACCATCTTGTCCGAGCAGTTACAGACCCATCGCTCTAACGAGCTGTATAGGGAAGACCTTTGAACGAATGGTCAATGGTCGCCTTGTCCATTTTCTtgaggaaaacaaatgtctaTCAACACTGCAATGTGGTTTCAGGGTGGGGCGTTCCACAATGGATCATCTCATTCGTTTAGAAACGACCATTCGTGAGGCGTTTGTTAGAAGGCAGCACTGTTTATCTGTCTTTTTTGATTTAGAAAAGGCGTATGACACTGCATGGAGGTATGGTATTCTTCAGGACATCTATTCTTTCGGCATAAGAGGACGCCTACTTAGATGCATTGCTGATTTCCTTCAAAACAGAAAATTCATGGTCCGGCTGGCCACTGTGTTGTCTCGTCCTTTCTGTCAGGAGAACGGagtcccgcagggatctgttCTCAGTGTTACTTTATTTTTAGTCAAAATCAACTCGGTGGCGTACGTCATCCCACCTTCGATATCGTATTCTCTCTATGTAGATGACATacaaatatcttgttgttctgcAAACTTGACAATATGCGAAAGACAAGTGCAGCTAGCAATAAATAGGCTCAACAAGTGGTCATCTGAAAATGGGTTTAAATTCTCGGCTGGAAAAACTGTGTCAGTCCTGTTTTCGAGGGTGAGAGGAATGCTCCCACCACCGTCTTTAAATCTGGGTGGTCGCGATATCCAGGTAACATccgaacacaaatttcttggggttaCCTTTGACAGTAAGCTTACCTTTCTACCACATATTAAAAATCTTAAGACCAAATGCATGAAGTCTCTGAACCTCCTAAAGATACTATCTCACAGatcctggggagcagatcgagACACATTACACAAGATTTATATTTCCACAGTACGCTCTAGACTGGATTACGCTTCAATTGTCTATGGATCTGCCCGCCAATCTGTACTAAAAATACTTGATCCGTTGCATCGTCAAGCGCTGCGTTTGATAATTGGCGCTTTCCGCACGACACCAGTTGAAAGCCTTTATGTTGAAGGCAATGAGTGGTCTTTGGAGAGACGTAGGACGTACCTTTCAATATCCTATGCACTCAGAGTGAGAGGCTATCCGAACCATCCAACTTTGTCTTGTGTGAAGGAAACGCGGTTCAAACTGCTTTTTCGTAGCAAACCCAGTGTTGTCCCTCCTTTCAGCATGCGACTGTCACAGAGGATCGACGCTTGTGAATTTCCTGAGTATCACACTCCAGTTCTCGCAGTTGGAGAAGGAGTTCCCCCATGGCAGCCACCTCCACAATCCAACTACTTCCTGACGAAATATAGGAAACAGGATACTCCTCCGTGTGTTCTCCAACAGGAGTTCATGTACCTTGTTGGTACTTTTGGAGAGCATACAGCTTTTTATACAGATGGCTCGAAAACTCCTACTGCTGTTTCCTGTGCAATGGTAACAGGATCGTGTACAAAATCCTGTCGATTCATGAACCTTGTATCAATATTTAGTGCTGAGGTCTATGCAATTATCTTGGCGGTTAACCATATTCTGGAACAGCAGATTCAATCTTCAGTTATCTACAGTGACTCCCTCAGCTCCCTCCAAGCTATCTGTAGCTTACATAAACAAAAGAGCCACCTAGTCTTGACTGCACAATACTTAGTGAACAAAGCATTGAGCAAAGGTCTTCGATTGTCCTTCTGTTAAgtacccagccatgttgggatacccgGGAATGAACATGCAGATGCTGCTGCGACAGCCGCGCTTTCCTCTTACATTAGCTCATTTGATGTCCCTTCTCAGGACCTTCGCAGGGTCTTGAGGATGAAAATAAACAGCACATGGCAGCAACTCTGGGACACCCAGCATCAAAATAAGCTTAGGCTCATTAAGCAGTCAATCGAATACTCCTATTGTAGTGTCGAAAACCGCTTACAGGGTATCATTTTAAGTCGTTTAAGGCTTGGTCATACACATCTGACACACGGTTTTTTGTTGCGTGGCGAAGAGCCACCAGAATGCATGCATTGTGGGGTACAGTTGACTGTACTCCACCTACTCATTACATGCCCATTACAGGAAAATCACCGTCGTCGCCATTTTAAAGAATTTTACCAATATCATGTGCCTTTTCACCCTGCTCTATTGCTTGGGGATATTGCTTGAGGATGGATAAACCGCTTTTACCCTACATGAGAATTTTCAACTTTTTTAGAGATGTCGGCTATTTAAATGTCCTATAGTGTGAATGACTTTCTCTTTTACCGTAGTTTACATCTGAAATTCTGAGATAATTCGGTTTTAATTGAACAGTTAGTTTTACCTTTCCACACACATcacagttttggcgcattatagtctagttgctcatgcgccataaaaactgcaatcatcatcatcatcagtttaTTAACATGGCTCATGTCTTGTGCCATCTCCAACTGATAGAGTATTACCAGACTTTTATCCATGAATCGGTCTTAACAATAACCCCGTTTTCACGATATCCCAAAAACCCTTAACCTCGCTAACAATGTTCTTAGGCTGGGGCCACATGAACTCACTCGGGTATGATCCGTATGGTTTCTGGGCATTGTGCTCCGTGAAAATATCGGACGGGGGGGGGAGGCATTATCGTAGTACGTAATTACAGCTAAACATATCATTACTGACATGTGCCTAatgctgaaatcgcaagggcaccccctgtagggggtgcactgGTGGAAAAGTTAGGgtggtgtaggggggtctggataattTACTGTGTGCGCTACACCCTTATCCACTCCCATATCACTTACGGCCTCACATATACCTTCAACCTGTTCTCCTGACCTAGAAGCGGGCGCTGCAGATTATTCTGTTTTTAGATCCTGATGAGTCTGTCTCATTTGCTTTTCCCCGTTTCCGCATCCTCAATGTACACCACCTTGTGAAGTATAAAGTTGCTCAGGTTATGTACCAGATATTTTACACACCTTCTAGTCAACTTCAGTTAACCATGCACAATTATACCACACCCTTCTCTCAGACATCAGCACAATTAATTCTGGTTTCCTACCTAACACACTAATTTCGGTCCATTCTTCCTTTCGTCCTTGGATAGTTAAATTTGGAACAACATCCCTCTATGCCAGTGCTTCTCAAACTTTTCCAGTATGTGACCCCCTTGAGTACCACCAAACCACCATACCCCCCACCTTCctaaaatttacttttttttcaatgACGCAGATACATTTATATTgtaatgtatttaaaagacatAAACCACAGAGAGAGCTACCAAAAATGCTTattgatgtttttctttttaaacaagGATTGGTTTAATTTTAAGTATGTATTTGATTTCTTGGTACAAGCAAATCACTAAGTTGTTCCGTGTGACTCAAGCCATATCAAGCTATGCAAGCAAGGCATATCGCATGTCTACTCGGacctagagccctgcacgggtcCCTTGCACCAAAGGgtcccgcagggggcaccggcttcggctggtgtttggtgagtggcgccaccacggaccccagcccccagtcctaaggtgttatccgtaccgtgccgaggggatttaaggtgaagcgtagaaaccttgaacggtggcagtcggggacttggtcaagccccggctgATGGGTTgtcaaactccgggaccttcccgtatGTATGAGTATGAAATACGGGTGACCTTTTTGGAATACTCATTGATCAGACCTACATGGGTAAATATTCTTCTTCTACTGAGATCGTGGCCGCAAAGCGTCCACGGACCGAAGCCTTAAGGACTGTAACAAAACAGTTCACTTCAAAATACATTGTACTTTCTTCTTCAGatacagagaaagagaaaagcacaccactgggaaagatgtcaccctttttcattgagaaagcGGTGGCATCACTGTCTAAGTACATAACTGAAATCAAACGCATCAGATCTGGCGACCTTCTCGTAAAATGCACCAATGAAATAGACTGTGAACGCATTCTAAACACACATGAGATGATGGGTAAAAAGATTTCAGCTTCCTTGCACAAAACACTGAACACTTGCAGGGGCGTCATCGCCGTATCAGAACTGATTGACGTGCCTGTGGAAGAAATCCTAGAAAACTTGAAGGACCAGGATGTCATTGATGTACGCAAAATCAAAATCCGTAAAAATGGGGAGTACATCACCACACGAAATATAGTACTGACTTTTGAGAGGCCCACACTTCCAACAAAACTAAAAGTAGGCTACCTGTCAGCAGATGTCCGACCTTACATTCCGAACCCGTTGCGCTGTTTtcggtgcaacaggtttggacATGCTGCAGACGGGTGCCGTGGCTCCGCCTGTTGTGCACGATGTGGAAAGTCTGACCATGAGACTAAAGAATGCAAAGGGCCAGACTGCTGTGTCAACTGTTCTTCcaaccacccatcctactcgaggtcctgtacaaagtggaaatatgaaaaagaaGTCCTGCACGTTAAGGTTtcacagaacatcagttacccagaagccagaaaaaaagtagCTCCCATCTTTTTCGAAAAATCCTTTGCCACAGCcgtaaaacagaaagtaaaactaGTAACACAGTTCACACAGACCGAGCAATCACTGCTGATAGAGACAACCACAAAAGAAGTCCAGGGAGGTGCACGTCCACCTCCAGT
It encodes the following:
- the LOC135371731 gene encoding uncharacterized protein LOC135371731, producing MSPFFIEKAVASLSKYITEIKRIRSGDLLVKCTNEIDCERILNTHEMMGKKISASLHKTLNTCRGVIAVSELIDVPVEEILENLKDQDVIDVRKIKIRKNGEYITTRNIVLTFERPTLPTKLKVGYLSADVRPYIPNPLRCFRCNRFGHAADGCRGSACCARCGKSDHETKECKGPDCCVNCSSNHPSYSRSCTKWKYEKEVLHVKVSQNISYPEARKKVAPIFFEKSFATAVKQKVKLVTQFTQTEQSLLIETTTKEVQGGARPPPVPETPVASLTPTPLLSSQSTETTSMDCEDETSSERSFASTSSQVLQKNRSSLSGSGSLPDISDKELAAARKKTTRPRVTPPTKNR